The Acetonema longum DSM 6540 genomic interval ACGTTTCCCTCCGTTATCTTGCCGCCGGCAAGAGTGTTGCCTGTCCGGTAAAAGGAATCGATATTTCCACGACCGGCATGCTGCTGGAAGTCCCCCCGGAAGTCGGGCAAGACTTGCGGCAGGCGGAGAAAATCAGCCTGAAGTTTGTCATCGCGCCCGGCACCATGCCGGAAGGATATGAAATGAAAGTCCGTATGGCGGCTAAATTTATCCGCCTGAGTGAAAGCCCGGACGGGAAAACGCGGTGCGGCGTGGAATTTGCCCAATCGCTGGCTCAGTATGCGGCCAGGAGGAAAAGCCGCTATCTGCTGCCGGCGGCCGCTTTCCTGCTGTTTGTGATTACCGCCTGCATCCTGCTGCTGCGGGCGGAAAGCGTACTGTATTTTAAATTTAATCAAACCCTGTATCTGTACAGCATCATTGCGGCTACTTTTTTGCTGACCCGTTACCTGTTCGCCTCCTTTTACCGCCCTGTTCCCATCGACAAAGACTTTACGCCCGGAGTTTCCATCATCGTGCCCTGTTTCAATGAGGAAACCTGGATACAAAAAACGATTGCAGGCTGCCTGAATCAGGATTATCCCAGCGATAAGCTGGAAGTGATCATCGTCGACGACCACTCCGACGACCAATCGGTTGCGAGAATCAAAGAAATCGTGGAAAAGCTGAAAACCCAGGAGCCATATTACCGGGTCGGCGACAGGCTGCACTATCTCTGCCAGGAAAAGAACGCCGGCAAACGGGAGGCCCTGGCGCGGGGAACGTTGATGGCCAGGCATGAACTGGTGGTGTTTGTGGATTCGGACAGCTTTTTAGAACCGTTTGCCATCCGCAACGTCGTCCAGCCGTTCAAAGACGCCAAAACGGGCGGGGTCACCGGCCGGACCGACGTGGCCAACACCTATACCAACGCCCTGACGAAAATGCAGGCTGTGCGCTATTTTATCGCCTTTCGCATCATGAAAGCGGCGGAAAGCTATTTTGACGCCGTCACCTGTTTATCCGGCCCTCTCTCCTGTTACAGAAAAGCTCTGGTGGTCAGGCATCTGGACAGCTGGCTGCAGCAGACATTTCTCGGCGAGAAAGCCACCTTCGGCGATGACCGCAGCATGACCAATTTTATCTTGCGCGGCAACCGGACCGTTTATCAGGATACGGCCGTCTGCCATACCATCGTCCCCAACACCTATCGTGTTTTTTTGAAACAGCAGATGCGCTGGAAGCGCTCCTGGCTCAGGGAATCGCTGATTGCCGCCGGCTTCATGTGGCGCAAAGAACCGTTTATGGCCCTATCCTTTTATGCAGGGCTGCTCATCCCGGTCCTGGCGCCGGTGACCGTTGTGTATAACCTGGTGTACATTCCCCTGGTCCACCGGGTGTTTCCGCTGACCTTTGCGGCCGGCCTTCTTTTGATGGCCATGCTCATGAGCATGGCGCAACTGCTGCTGCGGAAAAGCTCCACCTGGATTTTCGGCCTGTGGTTCTGCCTGTATTACGAGGCCGTGCTGTTGTGGCAGATGCCGGTTGCCTGGGTGACCTTCTGGAAAACTACCTGGGGAACGCGCATGACGCCCGCCGACATCATGGAGCGGTTAAAAAAGAACCGCCGGCAGCAAAAGAAGGCATAAGACAATGACAACAGCCGATGAGAAATTTACCGCCCGCAAAAACAAAAAGAAACGAATCCGTACAGCCGGGCAGATCCTCTTCCTCCTGGCAGTGGCTGCCTTTTGCACCAACGCTTTATTTACCTTAACCCCCTATATTTCCTATACCGGACAGCCGGTGAAATTTTCCGGGGACAAGGGCTTTATCGCGCTGGCCTATTTCGGCGTGGAACGGACCGGCACCCAGGCGTTGATCGGAACAGACCGTTTGCGGGAACATCTGCAGGCGCTGAAAAAGCTGGGCTATGTCACGATCAGCCAGCAGGATATTGCGGACTACTACCGGTCAGGCAAGGAACTGCCGGAAAAATCACTGTTTCTGATCTTTGAAGACGGCCGGCGGGATACAGCCATTTTCGCCCAGAAAATCCTCGAAGAATTGAACTTTAAAGCAACCATGCTGACCTATGCGGCAAATTTCGCAAAACAGGATCCTAAATTTTTAACGCCGGACGAGTTGAAAAATCTGGAGAAAACAAGTTTTTGGGAACTGGGCACCAATGGATACCGTCTGGCATTTATCAACGTATTCGACCGGTACGGCAATTATCTGGGAGAACTGAACCCATTGCAGCATGCCAAAGTTGCGCCATATTTAGGACGCAAATACAATCACTATTTAATGGATTATATCCGCGACGAATACGGTATTCCCAAAGAAAGCCACACCCGGATGAAAGACCGGATTGCCTATGATTATGAAGCGCTGGGGAATATTTACGCAAGGTCGGTAGGGTATATACCCGGAACGCAT includes:
- a CDS encoding glycosyltransferase family 2 protein, which codes for MGRRYLIDYDVSLRYLAAGKSVACPVKGIDISTTGMLLEVPPEVGQDLRQAEKISLKFVIAPGTMPEGYEMKVRMAAKFIRLSESPDGKTRCGVEFAQSLAQYAARRKSRYLLPAAAFLLFVITACILLLRAESVLYFKFNQTLYLYSIIAATFLLTRYLFASFYRPVPIDKDFTPGVSIIVPCFNEETWIQKTIAGCLNQDYPSDKLEVIIVDDHSDDQSVARIKEIVEKLKTQEPYYRVGDRLHYLCQEKNAGKREALARGTLMARHELVVFVDSDSFLEPFAIRNVVQPFKDAKTGGVTGRTDVANTYTNALTKMQAVRYFIAFRIMKAAESYFDAVTCLSGPLSCYRKALVVRHLDSWLQQTFLGEKATFGDDRSMTNFILRGNRTVYQDTAVCHTIVPNTYRVFLKQQMRWKRSWLRESLIAAGFMWRKEPFMALSFYAGLLIPVLAPVTVVYNLVYIPLVHRVFPLTFAAGLLLMAMLMSMAQLLLRKSSTWIFGLWFCLYYEAVLLWQMPVAWVTFWKTTWGTRMTPADIMERLKKNRRQQKKA